The region AAATGAAAATTAGAAAATCGACTTCAACTATCTAAGATTCCCCACAAGCGGGATTTCCACTTCGTTCCAGCTTCGCCACGGTTATTGTATCAGCACTAATCCATAGTGTCAATTCCTGCTTGATTTATTCTTTCTTTTTTAGTCAGTTCATGTAGCTCAGAATGACAGCGTTAAGAGGAATCTTCTTCGTACGCCGCTTAATCTTAAACTTCTGCTTTTGCCTTTACTTTATCTCTGCATCCTCTGCACCCATTTGGTTAATACTCTCTATTCATTCTACCCTCTTTCTTTTCAGATGAATTTTCTGTATTTTTGTAATGTGCAAACGGAATGAGTAAAAAATCACTTAAAATATTGAACCCTCATTATCACTTCAGCGCTGAAAGTTCACATCGAACCGCCATCTGGATTGTGAAGACAGCGAAAAAAACAACCTCGTACGCCAAATTGATTCCGATTCATCAGGCAAATTTCATCACAATTCAACGTTCGGAGGAATCATGATTCCAAAAATCAACGCCACACAGACACGCGCCTGGCACCATTTATCCATTCACTATATGGGCACAAAAAAGACGCCGATCCGCAACTATTTTAAAAACGATCCGGACCGATTTCGGAAATTTTCGATCCAATTTGAGGATATTCTCGTCGATTATTCCAAGAACCATTACAGCGACGAGACAATCCCGGTGATGCTTGCGCTGGCTAAGGAAACGCAATTAGCGGAAGCGATCCGGTTGATGTTCAGCGGCGGTACGATCAACGAGACAGAAAATCGGCCGGCGCTTCATATCGCATTAAGAAACCGTTCCAACACGCCGATTTTCGTTAACGGCAAAGACGTCATGCCGGAAGTCAACGCCGTTCTGAAACAGATGGAGAAATTCTCGAATGCCGTACTATCCGGGGAATGGAAAGGATTCACCGGAAAACCGATTACTGACATTGTTAACATCGGCATTGGCGGAAGCGATCTCGGTCCCGTTATGGTAACGGAAGCGCTTCGCCCGTACTGGAAACACATTTACCCGCATTTTGTATCGAACATCGATGGAACAGACATCGCCGAAACGCTGAAGAAAGTCCAGCCGGAGACAACACTTTTTATCATTTCATCGAAAACATTCGTGACGCAGGAAACGATGGCAAACGCCCAAACGGCGCGCAAATGGTTTTTGGAATATGTCAAAGATGAATCAGCGGTAGCGTCTCACTTTGTCGCTGTTTCGACAAACGAAGCAGCAGTTCAAAAATTCGGTATCGCTACTGAAAACATGTTCCGGTTCTGGGATTGGGTTGGCGGACGATTTTCGCTCTGGTCAGCGATAGGCCTTTCTATTGCCTGCACAATCGGTTATAAGAATTTCTGTGAATTGCTCGACGGCGCGCATGCAATGGACAAACATTTCCGCGAGATGCCGATCGAGAAAAATATTCCCGCGATTCTAGGATTTCTCGGCATTTGGTATCGGAATTTTTACAAATATGAGGCACAGGCGATTCTACCCTACGATCAGTATTTACATCGCCTGCCTGCTTATCTTCAGCAATTGGATATGGAGAGCAACGGGAAAAATGTCGATCGGAACGGTGCTCCCATTAAGTACCAAACCGGGCCGTTGATTTTCGGCGAGCCGGGAACGAATGGTCAGCACGCCTTTTATCAGCTTCTGCATCAAGGAACCAGCATCGTTCCATGCGATTTTCTCGCACCTGCAATCAGCCAGAATCCGATAGACGATCATCACCGGATTCTGTTATCCAATTTTTTTGCTCAAACCGAAGCGCTGATGAATGGTAAATCGGAAGACGATGTCTATAGAGAATTACTGGATAGCGGCAAGAATGACGAAGAAATCCAAAAACTTCTGCCGTTCAAGGTTTTCACAGGAAATCGTCCGACGACATCCATTTTATATAAAAAAATGACACCTCGTACGCTCGGCAGTTTAATCGCGATGTACGAACACAAAATCTTCGTCCAAGGGTTTTACTGGAATATTTACAGTTTCGACCAATGGGGCGTGGAACTTGGCAAACAACTGGCGTTTAAAATCCTGCCGGAATTGTCGGACGATTCGGTTGTTATCGCTCATGATTCCTCGACAAATGGATTGATTAACACTTATAAGGAATTTATTAAGTCATGAATGAGACTTTCGCCGAATGACTCAGACAATTTAGGCGGGTTTATCTTAGGGATAATTCCGTGAGTCGGGCTGGAGTAAGTATATCGTGAAAAAAGAATTGTTTATATTGTGATTATTATCACAACGAATGCCTGATAATACTATTAAAATATATTTGGAGAGAGAAATGATCCATCAAGAAGTTATTTTGGAGAGTTGTTACGACAAAACAGCAATTTGAAAAAAAAACAGAAATCAACATCCTAAGGAGGTTAAAATGCGTAAAAGTACAGTGATTTTAATGTGCGTATTGTTGCTTTTCAGTTTCGCTCTGGGCGCGAACCGCGACGCGGTGCAAAACGTATCGAAGTTGCGAATGATGAAAACATTGACCGCGAAAAAAACCGAAACGCCGGTTGTAAAGAGCGTCGCGATACCAACACGGACGATCGTGAACGAAAGTCGTCAATTGAATCGCTTCATGGACACACAATCAGCGATCTCGAATCGTCCGGCGGCTGTCAAACTCAACTGGAAAGAAATGTTTACAGTCAATGGCGGGCAGGAAAATGCCAAGATTATGATAGAGGCTCCTGATACGTTATTAATGACTTACGGTGCGACGGATTCCATCGCGTACGTCGCAGGCGCGACGTTTTATTTCGCAGTTCCTGCACCGGATACGGTCTTTTTTGACATTCTCTTTGATGATGGCGACAGCATCTTGACCGAAAACGATCCTTCAATCAGT is a window of Candidatus Marinimicrobia bacterium CG08_land_8_20_14_0_20_45_22 DNA encoding:
- a CDS encoding glucose-6-phosphate isomerase — translated: MIPKINATQTRAWHHLSIHYMGTKKTPIRNYFKNDPDRFRKFSIQFEDILVDYSKNHYSDETIPVMLALAKETQLAEAIRLMFSGGTINETENRPALHIALRNRSNTPIFVNGKDVMPEVNAVLKQMEKFSNAVLSGEWKGFTGKPITDIVNIGIGGSDLGPVMVTEALRPYWKHIYPHFVSNIDGTDIAETLKKVQPETTLFIISSKTFVTQETMANAQTARKWFLEYVKDESAVASHFVAVSTNEAAVQKFGIATENMFRFWDWVGGRFSLWSAIGLSIACTIGYKNFCELLDGAHAMDKHFREMPIEKNIPAILGFLGIWYRNFYKYEAQAILPYDQYLHRLPAYLQQLDMESNGKNVDRNGAPIKYQTGPLIFGEPGTNGQHAFYQLLHQGTSIVPCDFLAPAISQNPIDDHHRILLSNFFAQTEALMNGKSEDDVYRELLDSGKNDEEIQKLLPFKVFTGNRPTTSILYKKMTPRTLGSLIAMYEHKIFVQGFYWNIYSFDQWGVELGKQLAFKILPELSDDSVVIAHDSSTNGLINTYKEFIKS